A genome region from Ahaetulla prasina isolate Xishuangbanna chromosome 8, ASM2864084v1, whole genome shotgun sequence includes the following:
- the LOC131203128 gene encoding uncharacterized protein LOC131203128: protein MRRSSHRPSKPSVPSKDLSLSEAYNLLAALMQFVAMVLLCVAIYMRNWVWLEPDETYLGRQPFVFYTFGIPYKMNATRNGSDYLYFFQKDRRALSLIVIMVCFLNLCFGVTAFLLDYLEFQMLEKYRIMLVSSFHISSGVSSLVLVAICIWCFEKVTQWAVEPEWMRNPMLVHFGESFYIGLLAFGCAVWAVTFTLCALVVTWKLKTSSEAPDAKQ, encoded by the exons ATGCGGCGCTCCTCCCACCGCCCGTCGAAGCCCTCGGTGCCCTCCAAGGACCTTTCGCTGTCCGAGGCCTACAACCTCCTGGCTGCCCTGATGCAGTTCGTCGCCATGGTCCTCCTCTGTGTGGCCATCTACATGCGGAATTGGGTTTGGCTGGAGCCCGACGAAACCTACCTGGGACGCCAGCCGTTCGTCTTCTACACCTTCGGGATACCCTACAAGATGAATGCCACCAGGAACGGCTCAG attatttatattttttccagAAGGACCGGCGTGCGCTCAGTCTAATTGTGATCATGGTTTGCTTTCTGAACCTGTGCTTTGGCGTCACGGCCTTTCTCCTGGATTATCTGGAATTCCAGATGCTGGAGAAGTATCGGATTATGCTGGTCTCTTCCTTCCATATTTCCTCAG gggtctccagcctggtGCTCGTAGCGATATGCATTTGGTGCTTTGAGAAGGTGACTCAATGGGCCGTGGAACCCGAATGGATGAGAAACCCCATGTTGGTTCACTTTGGAGAGAGTTTCTACATTGGCTTGTTGGCCTTCGGCTGTGCCGTCTGGGCTGTGACCTTCACCCTGTGCGCCCTTGTGGTGACCTGGAAGCTGAAGACGTCCAGCGAAGCTCCTGATGCAAAGCAatag